From the genome of Arvicola amphibius chromosome 9, mArvAmp1.2, whole genome shotgun sequence:
ttgaactcagggcctctggaagagcagtcagcgctcttaacctctgagccgtctctccagttatttttaacaataactcagctgggcgatggtggctcacacctttaatcccagctcttgggagacagaggcaggaggatctctgagttcgagtccagcctcgtctacaagagctagttccaggaaaggctccaaagccacagagaaaccctgtctcggaagaaaaaaacacaactcAAAATACAGGATACCAGAAAGGGACAAACTTTTTCCCCTCATCCCCAACCCCAGCTACTATTTGCTCTTCCTGAGCTACCAATATTACAGTTGCTTATCTAACACATAGGCAAATAGAAATAATTCCTAAGGGCAGCAATGAACTTaaagaagttatttattttacatgcacatatacacacatatattactgGGAGCCATCCCCGGTGGTAGACAGATCCCAGCAGAGGACATAAGGAGTAGGCAAGGAACGGAGTGAGCCAGGCCATGATGGTCAGGAGAATCTTGTATCCTGACTGACTGGCAGCCAgagtgcttctttatttatacagacTTTAGTAAGCAGGGATACATTCATGCTGTTCCAAAACATAGAtcatgtcatttttgtttttggacatTATCTCCTGCATATCTTTTAATCATCATTAATAAACTATGACAGAATAGAGTTGTCATTTCCAATCATTTTCCCCCAAGTTTTGACCTCACTGATAaagatttatcttttataatcatTCTTATTCATTAATCCCATAACCCAATTTTTAAGGATCTGAAGGCATGTGACAGCCTGTTCTTAGACTGGTAGCTTTTGTGGATTCAAGGACACTAGACCAAAAAAAACCTTCAAACCAGTCCAGGCATAGTGCCATGCCCCAAGCAGGGTATTATTAACTCTAAATGGCCAGAGGGCCCAAGAAAAAATCCTCAGGCCCAAGCTGCTGCAGTTATTTAAATTCTGGCATTAAACAATGTtcctattttatatctttatagaattTGTCTCTATGTCTATTCCTGGCACTCTGTTGTTCTTTGGTCACATGACACCACAGTGGCTCTGCATGAGTGAACTTTCCTAAGAAAGGGAGGTCCTGGCATCTTTTATGGTCTTCCCACTCCATACATTGCTCATCAATACGAGTCTCTGAGCAGGGCAGAGGTAACTTTGGCTAATCTGACTAATCACTGCCTGGGTGAGTAGCAGGAAGAGGCTTACGATCTGAACTGTGGCCGGCTCCTCCAGCCCACCGAATCCTGTTGACCTTTTggagtttactttgttttgaataTCTTGTTCCTGTGTAAGTACAGAGACAGATGTTCCAAGAATATCTCACAGCCtcattgttgtagaatattattttaaggtgtgttacttttgatcatgttctggaacatttgtttaatgatgcacaGATGTGTtcgattaaataaaattcacctgtggtcaggaggctgcgtcagcaactagctgacaggaagtggtagggaggaaccaggtggagaagggttttAAGCAGGGGTGAGGAGAAACAGGAGGACTTCTTGGGAAAGGCAAGGAGGTAAGCTAGGTGAGCTGCTTTCTACAGCCTCTCTGGGGAGCAGGATGctacctcaacctttgaatcttgagttctttagagaAACAGAGTTAGAGCAGCTCCTTCGGTAGCACTGAGAGTCTGTGCCAGAGGGAACACAATTGCCTGAGGCTATGTGGTGGGTAGCGGGAGAGTTGCAGCTGCTGACTAGAATAGCCTATCTCAAAAGGCAGaaacaactgaaaaagaaaacaccccATAAAGAGACCTCTGGTGTTTGTATGTACCACAACCTCCAAGGCATAAGGaagacattcaaacacataaggATATCTCCCTAAAAGCAGAGGGAATAGTATGTTCGGGACTGTCCTGGGGAGGCTTAGAAGCAGTACTCCTTCCTGGGAGAAGGCATAAATGTCTCATAAGACATTTTCCATCAATCCAATATCCCTAAactgtacaaatattaaaaggcCCCCAAGTACACAGCAGGTGGAGACGAAACCAAAGGTGGCACGGTGGACATCACGCCGATAAACTTAGGGGGATCTTTGTCAAGTGGCTGtactggctttgtaagttttgcCATTCCTATCAGATATGGCTGTTCTGATATATACTCTAGATGGCTTGTTATTTACATGAATCAAGGCACAGAACCAAGCATATCTGGGCTTTTTCTGTCAGTACACAcagcatctctttctcttttaaatccaCTATGTAGcccggtgtggtggtgcacaccttcgatcccagcacaggcagcagaggcaggcggatctcagtgcgGCTTTAGAAGCCTGAACACACTCTGTAAACGacgatggcctcaaactcacagagatccacctgcctctgactcccaagtgctgggattaaaggcgtgcaaaaCCACCACcaggaaaaaattttttaaaatgtattgatgCCCAAGCCAGGAATGGTAGTACGCACCCATAATGCTAGcatcgaggctagcctgggctttcTAAGATCCTacctgagccaggcatggtgatgtcaACATCATCCTCCACTACAGTGAGGAAGGCGCTTGAGTCACTTGAAAAATAtgtcttagggctggagagatggctcagaggttaagagcactgactgttctttcagaggtcctgagtttaattcccagcaaccacatggtggctcataaccatctataatgggatctggtgccctcttctggcatgcagggatATGTGTAGGCCGAAcaccacatacataaaaaataaataagtaaatcttttaaaaaaaatttaaaaaagacatcttaaaatCAGATAGATAAAAGCCAGCCAgtagtggcacacccctttaatctcagcacaggcagcagaggcaggaagatctgagttcaaggtcagccttatctacagagcaatttcagggaacagccaggactacacagagtttcgaaaccctgtctcaaaagaaaaagaaataaatcctatCTGAGAATACAAAAAGAAAACGCTCCAAAGTCCTACAATGAGGAAGTGTAACCAGACATAGACAGGCAAGAACAGGGACTCACCATCACTGAAGAATCTCACACATGAGACATGCTGGAGAACAAGCTAGCAGAACACAGCTGGCTTCACCTCCTTTACAacacagaacagaaaaggaaggaaaagggccaCGCTCTTAACGCAAACAGCTGAcagttttattttcccatttcacAATGTAAGTGAGCGCTGCACTTTTTCTaatcccacttctcccctccaaaCTATTGTTAGGAAAGGGGAAGCCTTGCTTGTCACACAGCTAGAAAACACCCAGGCTCAGCACCGTGATCAACTGCtgaaacagaacaagaaataCAAAACGAAAAAGAGCCTTTCCGCTCTTATCTGTCTGGCCGAGTCATGCCAGGCCGTGTGGGCACCATCATAGGGCGAGCAGGAGGTCTCATCATTGGAGGCCCGGGCATCATGGGCATGTGGCCACCCATGGGCGGCCTCATTCCAGGAGCTGCAGAACAAACAAAGGGGAAAGGGATGAGAAACAACATTCAGGGGACTTCAACTAAACACCTtcaattaatcccagcactcaggagcaaaggatctgagtttgaagccagtcagtTTACagagagttccatgacagtcagggctacacagagaaatcctgtctcaagaaaccaaaaaacaaaacaaaacaaaaaactaagtaGTAGACCCGgaaaaatactagaaaaagaCATATAACAGAAAAAGTGCAAGAAATCCATTAACTTTTAAGTTACTTAGGACATCAAAGAAAGATGAAGACGTGAGCGCAGAAGGTCTGGGAAGCTGGTCTATGACGGCAGTGGCTATAAATAGACCCAGGGACTCGAGTTCTGCTTTGCTCAGtgtgcttgtttggtttttacttttgttgctcttgttattttgggttgagacagggtctctctattatacagccctggctgccttcaactcagagatccccctgcctctgcctcccaagccgcTGAGATTAACGGCGTCACCACCGCACCTGTACTACTCAGCTATTTTAGCCGATTATCTCCACCACACCATGTGACGGGAGCTGTCTCCTCCATGTCCTGGAAAAGAGGGCAGTCTCACCAATAAGTGACTTCTGGGAACTATGGGAAGGTGATCAAACCCAGGATGAAAACCTGACAGTAGCATTTAGCtcaaatcatgaaaaataaaaggcaatcaTGAATTATATCAAATAGAATACACAGAATTTCATTTTCCAAATGCAATTCGGGAACTATTAATCAGTTCTGTATGTGTGTCAAATATGAACGAAGATCTCTGTgccagggaggaagggacagcagTCAGAGGGAGGAAACACTCACTGTCCACGCGTCATCTGGAGGCTGGGCTCAGGAATATTCATTTTCCTACTATGCTCTATAACTGTTGTGCTCTAtgaattctttataaataaacttttgtttgttgtttttcaaacaagagtttctctgtgttacagctcttgctgtcctggaattcactctgtagaccaggctgacttcgaactcacagagatctgcctgcctgccttctgagtgcttggattaaaggggtgcaccaccactgcctggctataaatATCAAGTTTTGGAAGCACAGAGGGGgttgcctgtaatctcagaatttgcGTAGCAaaggcaagtttgaggccagtcagggttacaaaGAAAGCCTTTatcacaaaaaggaaataaaataataaattgggTATGGGGTACACAGAAATTACAGATGCATCCTGGTATCCCATAATTGTTTAACTGATcttgattaaaggcgtgtgatatAAGTAACTCAAGCTATAACCATATTTGAAGCTGGATGTGGGGTGCAAGCCTGTAATATCAGCACTCTGAGGAGAAAGGGCTCCTGAGTTCAAGGAGATCCTGGGTTACAAGAgtaaaagtatttttcaaaaattcaaCATACTCCCTTTTCCCCACTACAGGAGGGCACTGATATACTGCGTCCTTGAGCATGTGAGCGCGCGCAGCCGCATTCACGGTACCGTGTGTGAAATGGTAATACGGCAGGTGCAGACGCTGTGAGAGCAGAGTCAGTGGTGGCACGGAGTGTGTACTCTGCAGTCCACAGGGTCCACCAGCACATTCACACTCGGCAATCTGTACATAGGTGTTTGCAGGAGACTGAGCACCTGAATATTTGTCCTCTTTGCTATCCACAGTGAATTTAATTCAGATTTGCCAACAATGGAATTTCATATAGAAGTTGTAGGATCATTGCATTTTTACTATGAAGTCTTGGAGCATAATCAGGGTAGTAAATCGGGTGTGATCATCACCCACGTCTTCAGACCCCATGAGAGCCCAGTTCTGGgagccttctttccctttctctctcatttgtttttatgtgttagTTTTAAAGAAACATTGCCTACTGTGTGTGTCTCAAAATATTCTCTTGAGTAATTAGGATCACTCAAGAAGGATtatataggcatgtgccaccatgcccagcggGATTTCTTTCAATGGCTCACTCTTTCCTGGTTGCCAACATCTTTAAACTTActtggtattttattttgtggcaCTGGCTTAGAGAACAAGCAATTCACGATGGCAtgtatctttaattccagcatttaggaggtagggGCAAGTagagatctcagtgagttccaggcagcccagtttatatgagactctgtctcagaaatattaaacaaatagTAACTCCATCTAAACCACCTGGCTGTGTTTTGAGTTCCTATGCCCGTAATCTGTTCTCAAAACATCCCTCTAACTTCCACACCAACGCTCCTGGTGAAAAAGCTGCTTTCGTCCCACCGCTGTGCCCGGTTTGTCCAGCTGAGCTGGCGGCACCGCTCGTCTGTTTTCAAACCGTCTCACTGTTATTGCTGCAATTAGACAATTTTAAGCATTCTGCAACAAATAAAATGTGTGAGAacttgccagacagtggtggtgcacacctttaatcccagcactcgggagacagaggcaggcagatctctgagttcgaggccagcctggtctacaaagtgagttccaggacagccaggactacactgagaaaccctgtctgagaaaGCTGGAAGGCTCTAGGATAGATGCCCAGAACACCATTTCCTCTCCAGTAAGGAAGACTTCAGGAGCAGATTATACTGCAATCTCCAGCCACAGATTATACTGCAGTCTCCAGCCACTTGAAACTGAAATTCCAGCTGAGgtgagcactggggaggcagaagcaggctgatcacTGAAAGTTCAAAATTAGCCAAGGATACATTATAAGACTTCATCTTAAAACACCACTCTGCCGAATTAGGGTGTGGGCAAGCTGGCTAGGCAGGCAGCAGAGCTTGCATGCAGATCCGAAGCCAAAGGTGGCAGGAAAGAACCAGCACTAACTGCCCTTCAATCTCCACACATGCAATGGTGTGCGGGTGCTAAGAGAAAATtcctttttgtatttaaaaacctTGCCGGgcgggcacgcctttaatcccgcacttggtaggcagaggcaggcggatctctgtgagttcgagaccagcctggtctacaagagctagctccaggacaggctctaaagccgcagagaaaccctgtctcgaaaaacaaaaaaaaaaaaacaaaaaaaaaaaaaaattaaaaacctgcaAGGCCCTGGGTGCACTTCCAGgctctggcaaaaaaaaaaaaaaaaaaaaaaaaaaactataaatagaATTTTTGTGGCTGAGGTTAAGTGGTAGAGCTCGTAAGCACATCAAGGcactgagttcaatctctggcaACCAAAACAGAAAGTATTTGACCTAAGTTTTTTTATGGGTTCCTACATTAAAAATACTGACCAAATTCAATGTTACAAAACTTACAGCTAACAAAGAATGCCCCGTAATACAGAACTAGAACCCACCGCACAACTAAAAGGTAACCCATTCCAACTCACCAGGTCCCACGGGCATCatcccaggaggaggaggacccATCATCGGCATCATGGGAGGGCCTCCCATGTGGGGTGCGGGCATCATGCCAGGGCGAGGGGGCCCCGCTAAAACAGACAATGGAGGCTGTGGTTAAGGCAGGTCTGCACGCGGACACTTCCTCTCTGAATGAAACCAAGAGGCTCGCACAGCTAGTCCTAACTCTTAAACCAACCCCCTGCAGTTTCTTATTCCAGCAGGGGACTCACAGAGAGAGCATTCCATAACTTGTACTTTGTAATTAAAAAGCAGGTCTGAGAGAGCTGAACAGccactagctaggcaggaggtataggcaggacatctggacagagagggaggaagaggaatctAGGCCCATGAGAGAAACAAGAAGAGACATGGAGGAAACAGGATATGCGGTACCAGACagaaaatagattaatagaagtacatcaatttaagttataagagctagtgaaaCAGGAcaaagctaaggccaagctttcataattaagaagtctccatgtcatttgtgagctgtgacaaaaacaaaaatctgactATATAGGTACATTAGAAattggggaaaaaataaataaaaaaaataaaataaaataaaaaatagggctGGTGAGgtagctcagaggctaagagcagtggctgctcttccagaggttttgagttcccagcaaaccacatggtggctcacaaccttctgtaatgagatctcgtgccctcttctggccagcaagcatatgTGCAGGAGGAAtcctgtatacataatgaataagtaaacatatctttaaaaaaaaaaaaagaaagaaagaaagaaaggaaggaaaggaaaggaaagcaaaggaagaaaggaattggGAAGACCGAGTTTATCAGTTATTTAGGTCTTCTAGTGTTGTGTTCATACCAATAAAGAATTTAAtttcgccgggcagtggtggtgcacgcttgaggaggcagaagcaggtggatctctttgagttcgaggccatcctggtctacagagctagttccaggacaggctccaaagccacagagaaaccctgtctcgaaaaaccaaaacaacaacaacaacaaaggcttGGCCTCCCAGGaactaaacaaaaagaattattaacttcaaaactattttagaatttttatcacTAGAAGCCGGGTAGATAATTTTAGTCCAAAAAGTACTTTCCATGTAGGCATTAAGAACTGAGTTCAAAGCTGGGCACtgcttttaatccagcactccaaaggcagaggcagggagatctgagTTTGAAGACTTCCTAGTctacagacagccagggctactcaaagAAATCCTtggcaaacaaaaaatgaaaacaaacaaacaaacaaaaaaaagacaactgaGTTCAGTCACAAGGAAAAGTCAAGTAGGGCGTGTGCAGTTGggacccagcactgaggaagcaaggACACCTGGGTccttgggctcactggccagcacaCTTGCCTAACTGTCATGCCCTAGATCccagagagaaactgtctcggAAATTAaaggccaggaagatggctgagtgggtaaggGCACACACAAGCTGCTGTTTTTCTCAATCCACAAAGGAACAAGTAAGGACTCAGCCCTCCAAGCCTTCCTCTGAAATCTACACATATGCCACagtatacacatacaataaaacaccaaaaccacAAGGAGGGTAACTCCAAGGTTGGCCACTAGTCTCTATGTGAAGactacacacacactttcacactcCCACAAGACAAAATTATACGGTTATAGCTCTTTTCCTCAACTAGTgctatgctgtgggataatgctcttgtaaacgctaaagatttgtcacttgtattggtttaataaaacattggtCAGTAGTCaagtaggaagtataggcggggcaaccaaactaggagaactctgggaagaggagaggcagagacacagtcatcagccagaggcaaaggaagcaagatgagaatgctacactgagaaaatgtaccaagccatgtgactaagcatagacaaaaattatgtgttaatttaagttgtaacagctagctaataataagcctgagctaataggccaaacagtttataactgaTCCAAGCCTCTGTATATTTcattgggactaaacagctgtgggactgaaATTCTGTCAATACCTAGTTAGTCAACAAGTTCTGGAAGCCAACTATGTGACAAGCTACTAATCAAAGGATAATCTGAGCAGTTGCACACTTTAACACAGAGTTCCAAACTTACGGAGACTGGGGGGAGGTGGGATCATGGCCcctgcaggaggaggagcagagaatgGAGCTGGAGGTATCTTTCCTTGTTGAAATGCAGCCGcttaagataaagaaaacaaaaaatgatgtGTTAAATGCAGCAACTCATTTACTAAAGTAACTACCTTCTTTCTTTGAAATGAACTCTATTCTAAAATTACTCCATATGGCAAAACAGTTTTAAACCATTGAGATACTCAACTGTTACAACTGCAATGAACAGTTTACTAATTCAGGTACTCAAAGTTTTCTTATAATTTAATCATTTAATAGCTATTTGTACTCTTCAATAGGTAAAATAACTGCACTACCAGGCATgctagtgcacacctgtaacccagcattCAAGAGACGCAGTTGGAGGACTTGAGCACAGGAGTCTGAGATCAACACAGGCAATAAA
Proteins encoded in this window:
- the Snrpc gene encoding U1 small nuclear ribonucleoprotein C isoform X2; its protein translation is MPKFYCDYCDTYLTHDSPSVRKTHCSGRKHKENVKDYYQKWMEEQAQSLIDKTTAAFQQGKIPPAPFSAPPPAGAMIPPPPSLPGPPRPGMMPAPHMGGPPMMPMMGPPPPGMMPVGPGHGGDSSRHMVWWR
- the Snrpc gene encoding U1 small nuclear ribonucleoprotein C isoform X1, whose translation is MPKFYCDYCDTYLTHDSPSVRKTHCSGRKHKENVKDYYQKWMEEQAQSLIDKTTAAFQQGKIPPAPFSAPPPAGAMIPPPPSLPGPPRPGMMPAPHMGGPPMMPMMGPPPPGMMPVGPAPGMRPPMGGHMPMMPGPPMMRPPARPMMVPTRPGMTRPDR